The Lentzea guizhouensis genome contains a region encoding:
- a CDS encoding DNA cytosine methyltransferase has translation MSFSVADIFSGAGGMSFGFHAHRDFRVVGAADAQIGKPSSRLGSLRCNDTYRANIGVDPLEVDLSRISPSALREVWGLRRGELDVLLACPPCSGFSRITAANHLRDDPRNSLVGRIAVYAEELRPRTILVENARELVKGKQRHHFDQLAESLVKLGYDVTGGTHVLSDYGLPQLRERTLMIAVDAGLPLRTLDDLWEGLQLRPVAATVRRAIGKLPPVEAGLAHPDDPIHVSPTFSQDRSLERMRAIPADGGSWADLLRSPETAELLNPAQRKIVEQQNWGSHPDVYGRMWWDEPARTIKRECGHVGNGRYAHPEQHRLCTVREMALLQGFPRQFKFDVSILGNAYRHVGDAVPPLIAYQLAGLTRWILTGHRPEPRDLCLRGTSLRPGDIRPTAVAELVA, from the coding sequence GTGTCCTTCTCGGTGGCCGACATCTTCTCCGGTGCGGGCGGGATGAGCTTCGGCTTCCACGCCCACCGCGACTTCCGGGTCGTCGGCGCGGCGGACGCGCAGATCGGCAAGCCCTCGTCCCGCCTGGGTTCGTTGCGGTGCAACGACACCTACCGGGCCAACATCGGCGTCGATCCGCTGGAGGTCGACCTCTCCCGCATCTCGCCCTCGGCGTTGCGCGAGGTCTGGGGCCTGCGCCGCGGCGAGCTCGACGTGCTGCTGGCGTGCCCGCCGTGCTCGGGCTTCAGCCGCATCACCGCCGCGAACCACCTGCGCGACGACCCGCGCAACTCGCTGGTGGGCCGGATCGCGGTCTACGCCGAAGAGCTGCGGCCTAGGACGATCCTGGTCGAGAACGCCCGCGAGCTGGTGAAGGGCAAGCAGCGCCACCACTTCGACCAGCTCGCCGAGTCGCTCGTCAAGCTCGGCTACGACGTCACCGGCGGCACGCACGTGCTGTCCGACTACGGCCTGCCCCAGCTCCGCGAACGGACCCTGATGATCGCCGTGGACGCGGGCCTGCCCCTGCGCACGCTGGACGACCTGTGGGAGGGCCTGCAGCTGCGCCCGGTCGCCGCCACGGTCCGCCGCGCGATCGGCAAGCTGCCCCCGGTCGAGGCCGGTCTCGCGCACCCGGACGACCCGATCCACGTGTCACCGACCTTTTCCCAGGACCGCAGCCTGGAGCGGATGCGCGCCATTCCCGCGGACGGCGGCTCGTGGGCGGACCTGCTGCGCTCGCCGGAAACCGCGGAGTTGTTGAACCCGGCACAACGCAAAATCGTCGAGCAGCAGAACTGGGGCTCACATCCGGACGTCTACGGCCGGATGTGGTGGGACGAACCGGCACGCACCATCAAGCGCGAATGCGGCCACGTCGGCAACGGCCGCTACGCCCACCCGGAACAGCACCGCCTCTGCACGGTCAGGGAGATGGCGCTGCTCCAGGGCTTCCCGCGGCAGTTCAAGTTCGACGTCTCCATTCTCGGCAACGCCTACCGGCACGTCGGCGACGCCGTTCCGCCGCTCATCGCCTACCAGCTCGCCGGGCTCACCAGGTGGATTCTCACCGGCCACCGCCCGGAGCCCCGTGACCTGTGCCTGCGCGGCACGTCTTTGCGTCCGGGTGACATTCGTCCCACCGCCGTTGCCGAATTGGTGGCTTGA
- a CDS encoding NAD-dependent epimerase/dehydratase family protein: MRELRIHGHEPVVSHQRLMEPFQVPDADAVIHLAGLARVRESFQDPLAYWETNVAGTLNLLKALRGQRFLFASTAGVYRPADATLTEESVREPSSPYAATKAAAEDLVAWAARSGQIGAATLRLFNVAGGGDTDTTRVITRAVATAAGQGPGMEVYGDGSAVREFVHVRDVAAAFVTALETCEVGESTVYNVGGTSASVREVLETVEEVTGRPVDVTWRPANPDEVKVQRADTSRLRALGWAPAHSSLKEIVSDQWAALHR, from the coding sequence GTGCGTGAGCTGCGGATTCACGGACATGAACCAGTTGTGTCCCACCAACGCCTCATGGAGCCGTTCCAAGTTCCAGACGCCGACGCCGTCATCCACCTGGCGGGTCTCGCCCGCGTGCGGGAGTCGTTCCAAGATCCACTCGCCTACTGGGAGACCAACGTCGCCGGGACGCTGAACCTGCTGAAGGCGTTGCGGGGCCAGCGGTTTCTCTTCGCGTCGACGGCCGGGGTGTACCGGCCGGCGGACGCCACCCTGACGGAGGAGTCCGTCCGGGAACCCTCCTCCCCCTACGCCGCGACGAAGGCCGCCGCTGAAGATCTTGTGGCGTGGGCGGCGCGGTCCGGCCAGATCGGGGCAGCCACGCTGCGTTTGTTCAACGTCGCTGGAGGGGGTGACACCGACACCACTCGGGTGATTACGCGCGCGGTCGCCACGGCGGCCGGGCAGGGGCCGGGGATGGAGGTCTACGGCGACGGGTCGGCGGTGCGCGAGTTCGTCCACGTGCGGGACGTGGCCGCGGCGTTCGTGACCGCACTGGAGACGTGCGAGGTCGGCGAGTCCACCGTCTACAACGTCGGCGGGACGTCCGCGTCCGTGCGGGAGGTGCTGGAGACCGTCGAGGAGGTCACCGGGCGGCCCGTGGACGTGACGTGGAGGCCGGCGAACCCCGACGAGGTCAAGGTCCAGCGCGCGGACACCTCACGCCTGCGCGCGCTTGGCTGGGCGCCGGCGCACTCGTCGTTGAAGGAGATCGTCAGCGACCAGTGGGCCGCTCTGCACCGGTGA
- a CDS encoding ribonuclease Z, whose translation MTVRELIVLGTASQVPTRQRNHNGYLLRWDGEGLLFDPGDGSQRQLLRSGAAASDITRICLTHFHGDHCLGVPGIVQRLSLDRVPHTVHAHFPRSGAHFFERLRYASAFYDAADIKEEPVDADGLVAEGRFGRLEAFRLDHGIDSFGYRLVEPDGHRMLPEKLAEHGIRGPQVRDLQRDGVVNGVRLEDVSEPRPGQRFAFVMDTRLCDNVYELADRADLLVIESTYLARDTKLAGDHGHLTAQQAARVAQETGVRKLVLTHFSQRYDDPAEFHAEAAAEFGGEIVVAKDLDRIPVPKRVTGAERPTGR comes from the coding sequence GTGACAGTCCGGGAACTGATCGTCCTGGGAACGGCCAGCCAGGTTCCCACGCGCCAGCGCAACCACAACGGCTATCTGCTCAGGTGGGACGGCGAGGGCCTCCTCTTCGACCCCGGCGACGGCAGCCAGCGGCAGCTGCTCAGGTCAGGCGCCGCTGCGAGCGACATCACCCGGATCTGCCTCACCCACTTCCACGGCGACCACTGCCTGGGCGTGCCCGGCATCGTGCAGCGGCTGAGCCTCGACCGCGTGCCGCACACCGTCCACGCGCACTTCCCGCGGTCCGGCGCGCACTTCTTCGAACGCCTCCGGTACGCGAGCGCCTTCTACGACGCCGCGGACATCAAGGAGGAGCCGGTCGACGCCGACGGGCTCGTCGCGGAGGGCAGGTTCGGCAGGCTGGAGGCGTTCCGGCTCGACCACGGCATCGACTCGTTCGGCTACCGGCTGGTCGAACCGGACGGCCACCGGATGTTGCCGGAGAAGCTGGCCGAGCACGGCATCCGCGGTCCGCAGGTGCGCGACCTGCAGCGCGACGGCGTGGTCAACGGCGTGCGGCTCGAAGACGTCAGCGAACCCCGGCCCGGCCAGCGGTTCGCGTTCGTGATGGACACCCGGCTCTGCGACAACGTCTACGAGCTCGCCGACCGGGCCGACCTGCTGGTGATCGAGTCGACCTACCTCGCCCGCGACACGAAGCTCGCCGGCGACCACGGCCACCTCACCGCCCAGCAGGCCGCCCGCGTCGCCCAGGAGACCGGGGTGCGCAAGCTCGTGCTGACCCACTTCTCCCAGCGCTACGACGACCCCGCGGAGTTCCACGCCGAGGCGGCGGCGGAGTTCGGCGGCGAGATCGTCGTGGCGAAGGACCTCGACCGGATCCCGGTGCCGAAGCGGGTCACCGGTGCAGAGCGGCCCACTGGTCGCTGA
- a CDS encoding serine hydrolase domain-containing protein, which produces MQSVEVAASWPAENVAVAVVSGGSVVASLGDQQRVFGLASVTKLLTSYAVLVAVEEGAVEWDQPAGPPGATVRHLIAHTAGYAFDKPEVQAEPGTRRIYSNAGFDVLAAFVGEACEIPFPQYLHEAVFAPLGMTSSALTGSAGAGAESSAADLALFAAELLAPKLVSAELVREATSVVFPGLNGVLPGYGMQKPNDWGLGFEIRDGKSPHWTGTSHSPRTFGHFGQSGTFLWVDPELSAACVALTDLRFGPWAVEAWTPFSDGVRAELSQRA; this is translated from the coding sequence ATGCAGAGCGTCGAAGTGGCAGCGTCGTGGCCTGCCGAGAACGTGGCCGTGGCCGTCGTGTCCGGCGGGTCGGTGGTGGCCTCGCTGGGTGATCAGCAGCGGGTGTTCGGGCTGGCCTCGGTCACGAAGCTGCTGACGTCGTACGCGGTGCTGGTCGCGGTCGAGGAGGGTGCGGTCGAGTGGGACCAGCCGGCCGGGCCACCGGGGGCCACGGTGCGGCACCTGATCGCGCACACGGCCGGGTACGCCTTCGACAAGCCGGAGGTGCAGGCAGAGCCCGGCACCCGGCGGATCTACTCGAACGCGGGCTTCGACGTGCTGGCCGCGTTCGTCGGCGAGGCCTGCGAGATCCCGTTCCCGCAGTACCTGCACGAGGCCGTCTTCGCACCGCTCGGGATGACCTCGTCGGCGCTGACCGGCAGCGCCGGTGCCGGTGCCGAGTCCTCCGCCGCCGACCTGGCGCTGTTCGCCGCCGAGCTGCTCGCGCCGAAGCTGGTCTCCGCCGAGCTGGTGCGCGAGGCGACCTCCGTGGTGTTCCCCGGCCTGAACGGCGTGCTGCCCGGCTACGGCATGCAGAAGCCGAACGACTGGGGCCTCGGGTTCGAGATCCGCGACGGCAAATCGCCGCACTGGACCGGGACGTCGCACTCGCCGCGCACGTTCGGCCACTTCGGCCAGTCCGGCACGTTCCTGTGGGTCGACCCGGAGCTCTCCGCCGCGTGTGTTGCCCTGACCGACCTGCGGTTCGGGCCGTGGGCGGTCGAGGCGTGGACGCCGTTCTCCGACGGCGTCCGCGCGGAGCTCAGTCAGCGAGCCTGA
- a CDS encoding SDR family NAD(P)-dependent oxidoreductase → MGILAGKAVVVTGAAQGLGRAFAMHAAEAGAAVVVNDVDEPLVAQVAELITVMGGKAVVCAGPVQDPGTAEAVVDTCTAAFGRIDGLVNNAGIRHQARVGEDDPAAVRELIEVNVLGTLYCTSAAVRSMRGGSIVNLGSVAMVGQPTAVAYSASKGAIASITAGCAAELADTGTRVNAVCPVAWTRMAAADTRAVPSGPPEAIAPLVTYLLSDLAGGVTGQLIRFANGRLHVIGQASPLEPVVEREHWDVGAIADAFEHRLRLEDPARVRWGR, encoded by the coding sequence ATGGGGATTTTGGCCGGCAAGGCCGTGGTGGTGACCGGGGCGGCGCAGGGGCTGGGGCGGGCCTTTGCGATGCACGCCGCGGAGGCCGGGGCGGCGGTGGTGGTCAACGACGTCGACGAGCCGTTGGTGGCGCAGGTCGCGGAGCTCATCACGGTCATGGGTGGGAAAGCGGTGGTCTGTGCCGGGCCGGTGCAGGACCCCGGTACGGCGGAGGCGGTCGTGGACACCTGCACGGCGGCGTTCGGGCGGATCGACGGGCTCGTCAACAACGCGGGGATCAGGCATCAGGCGCGGGTCGGTGAGGACGATCCCGCCGCCGTCCGCGAGCTGATCGAGGTCAACGTGCTCGGCACGCTCTATTGCACCAGCGCGGCCGTCCGGTCGATGCGGGGCGGGTCGATCGTGAACCTCGGCTCGGTCGCGATGGTGGGGCAGCCGACCGCGGTCGCGTACTCGGCGTCCAAGGGGGCCATCGCCTCGATCACGGCGGGGTGCGCGGCCGAGCTCGCGGACACCGGCACCCGCGTCAACGCCGTGTGCCCGGTCGCTTGGACGAGGATGGCCGCCGCCGACACCAGGGCCGTGCCGAGCGGGCCGCCGGAAGCGATAGCGCCGCTGGTCACCTACCTGCTGAGCGACCTGGCCGGCGGGGTCACCGGGCAGCTGATCAGGTTCGCGAACGGGCGGCTGCACGTGATCGGGCAGGCCTCGCCGCTGGAGCCGGTGGTCGAGCGGGAGCACTGGGACGTCGGGGCGATCGCGGACGCGTTCGAGCACCGGCTGCGGTTGGAGGACCCCGCGCGGGTGCGCTGGGGGCGGTGA
- a CDS encoding macro domain-containing protein — MAELRVTKGDATSPQAKGPKVVAHVCNDIGGWGKGFVVAVSKRWPEPERAYREWHRGRATNDFGLGAVQLVQVKPDTWVANMIGQRGIRSGSKGPPVRYEAILSCLVELAGHAERLGASVHMPRIGCGLAGGRWELVEPMVVEALVAKGIETTVYDFG, encoded by the coding sequence GTGGCCGAGCTGCGAGTGACCAAGGGCGATGCAACCAGTCCGCAGGCCAAGGGGCCGAAGGTGGTTGCGCATGTGTGCAACGACATCGGGGGCTGGGGCAAGGGATTTGTGGTGGCCGTTTCGAAGCGTTGGCCTGAGCCGGAGCGTGCCTACCGCGAGTGGCATCGGGGTCGGGCGACGAATGACTTCGGTCTTGGTGCCGTTCAGCTGGTGCAGGTCAAGCCGGACACCTGGGTTGCGAACATGATCGGGCAGCGCGGCATTCGCAGTGGCAGCAAGGGGCCGCCGGTCCGCTACGAGGCGATCCTGAGCTGTTTGGTGGAACTGGCTGGGCATGCTGAGCGGCTTGGGGCGAGTGTGCACATGCCGCGGATCGGGTGTGGGCTGGCCGGTGGGCGGTGGGAGCTGGTGGAGCCGATGGTGGTGGAGGCGTTGGTGGCCAAGGGGATCGAGACGACCGTGTACGACTTCGGCTGA
- a CDS encoding acetoacetate--CoA ligase: MTDTDVELLWRPDPTRDNGMTAFRSWLSERGHDFPDYESLWEWSVSDLEGFWGAVAAYFDVSFHSPAERVLASAQMPGASWFPGATLNYAEHALRRGGDDDLAVIFHREDGLTYSLTFGALRSRVAAFRAALASLGVSAGDRVVGLVPNAPEALVAFLAAASLGATWSSCSPDFGARAVADRFTQISPVVFVAVSGYVYNGRSFDCRPVVEEIRSQIPSLRATVLIDYLDNGATLPDTLSYSELLATHEGAALEFTPVPFDHPLWVLYSSGTTGLPKGIVHGHGGIVLEHLKMLALHGDLGPGDRFFWFTTTGWMMWNYLVSGLLVGTTIVLFDGSPAHPSLNTLWHLAEQHRVTYFGTSAPYVQSCLKEGLEPAEHYDLTALRVVGSTGAPLTPEGFRWIASAVGKDVQIASVSGGTDLCTAFVAASPDRPVWLGELSCRALGAAVQAFDEAGNALSDAVGELVITRSMPSMPVFFWDDADGSRLRDAYFDTYPGIWRHGDWIRITPRGSAVIYGRSDSTLNRGGVRMGTSEFYRVVESIDGVADSLVIDTSGVTEGELLCFVVLDGVTLADVEPLLRKELRSSLSPRHVPNRFVAVAEIPRTLNGKKCEVPVKKILAGVDVDRAVSRDALRNPEALQPFLELASE, encoded by the coding sequence ATGACCGACACCGACGTCGAACTGCTGTGGCGCCCGGACCCCACGAGGGACAACGGGATGACCGCGTTCCGGTCGTGGCTGAGCGAGCGCGGCCACGACTTCCCCGACTACGAGTCGCTGTGGGAGTGGTCAGTCTCCGACCTCGAGGGGTTCTGGGGCGCCGTGGCCGCGTACTTCGACGTGTCGTTCCACTCGCCGGCCGAACGCGTGCTGGCCTCCGCGCAGATGCCCGGCGCGTCCTGGTTCCCCGGCGCCACGCTGAACTACGCCGAGCACGCGCTGCGCCGCGGCGGTGACGACGACCTCGCCGTGATCTTCCACCGCGAGGACGGCCTGACGTACTCCCTGACGTTCGGCGCCCTGCGTTCCCGCGTGGCCGCTTTCCGGGCCGCCCTGGCGTCCCTGGGCGTCTCCGCCGGCGACCGGGTGGTCGGCCTCGTCCCGAACGCCCCCGAGGCCCTGGTGGCGTTCCTGGCGGCCGCCTCGCTCGGCGCCACGTGGTCGTCCTGCTCCCCGGACTTCGGCGCCCGCGCCGTCGCCGACCGCTTCACCCAGATCTCGCCGGTGGTGTTCGTCGCCGTCTCCGGCTACGTCTACAACGGACGGTCGTTCGACTGCCGCCCGGTCGTCGAGGAGATCCGCTCGCAGATCCCGTCGCTGCGCGCCACCGTGTTGATCGACTACCTGGACAACGGCGCCACCCTGCCGGACACCCTGTCCTACTCCGAACTGCTGGCCACGCACGAGGGCGCCGCGCTGGAGTTCACCCCGGTGCCGTTCGACCACCCGCTCTGGGTGCTCTACTCGTCCGGCACCACCGGCCTGCCCAAGGGCATCGTGCACGGCCACGGCGGCATCGTGCTGGAACACCTGAAGATGCTGGCCCTGCACGGCGACCTCGGCCCCGGCGACCGCTTCTTCTGGTTCACCACCACCGGCTGGATGATGTGGAACTACCTGGTGTCCGGCCTGCTGGTGGGCACCACGATCGTGCTGTTCGACGGCAGCCCGGCCCACCCGTCGCTGAACACGTTGTGGCACTTGGCCGAACAGCACCGCGTCACCTACTTCGGCACCTCGGCCCCGTACGTCCAGTCGTGCCTGAAGGAGGGCCTGGAGCCCGCGGAGCACTACGACCTGACCGCCCTGCGCGTGGTCGGCTCCACCGGCGCCCCGCTGACCCCGGAGGGCTTCCGCTGGATCGCCTCCGCCGTCGGCAAGGACGTCCAGATCGCCTCGGTCTCCGGCGGCACCGACCTCTGCACGGCCTTCGTCGCCGCCTCCCCCGACCGCCCGGTGTGGCTCGGCGAACTCTCCTGCCGCGCCCTCGGCGCCGCCGTGCAGGCCTTCGACGAGGCGGGCAACGCCCTGTCGGACGCCGTGGGCGAGCTCGTGATCACCCGCTCGATGCCGTCCATGCCGGTCTTCTTCTGGGACGACGCCGACGGCTCCCGCCTGCGCGACGCCTACTTCGACACCTACCCCGGGATCTGGCGCCACGGCGACTGGATCCGCATCACCCCGCGCGGCTCCGCCGTCATCTACGGCCGCTCCGACTCGACCCTCAACCGCGGCGGCGTCCGCATGGGCACCTCCGAGTTCTACCGCGTCGTCGAGTCGATCGACGGCGTCGCCGACTCCCTGGTGATCGACACCTCGGGCGTCACCGAAGGCGAGCTGCTCTGCTTCGTCGTACTCGACGGAGTCACTCTGGCAGACGTGGAACCGTTGTTGCGCAAGGAACTGCGCTCGTCCTTGTCACCCCGCCACGTCCCCAACCGCTTCGTCGCCGTCGCCGAGATCCCGCGCACGTTGAACGGCAAGAAGTGCGAGGTCCCGGTGAAGAAGATCCTCGCCGGCGTGGACGTCGACCGCGCCGTCAGCCGCGACGCCCTCCGCAATCCCGAGGCCCTCCAACCCTTCCTGGAACTCGCCTCGGAATGA
- a CDS encoding ESX secretion-associated protein EspG yields the protein MSERRFTVSSQEFFLLWQAVHGEDRVVPLGTPHVGATRAARRRLAEQSSQTLYARGLGTIDRPDDYLRTLVSGLGEFDRALEIAYFKGTELARGLACAGWSGSFAARVNDQVHLREFRPNALASATVSSLPGLAPGTGRSVNVRWDDYLRAGEAGEREGVQAFLDVLRDAGIREPEAHTLMRIVTSRIGGGELGLTARNRDGVPRPTGRSVSWLDTREGRYLLRRQDGWLVLAPADQARLTSAVDEVLAG from the coding sequence GTGAGCGAAAGACGCTTCACGGTCAGCTCGCAGGAGTTCTTCCTGCTGTGGCAGGCCGTGCACGGCGAGGACCGCGTCGTGCCGCTCGGCACGCCCCACGTCGGGGCCACCCGAGCGGCGCGGCGGCGTCTCGCCGAGCAGAGCTCCCAGACGCTCTACGCCAGGGGGCTCGGCACGATCGACCGCCCTGACGACTACCTGCGGACGCTCGTGAGCGGCCTCGGCGAGTTCGACCGGGCGCTCGAGATCGCGTACTTCAAGGGCACCGAGCTGGCGCGCGGACTCGCGTGCGCCGGCTGGAGCGGGTCGTTCGCCGCGCGGGTGAACGACCAGGTCCACCTGCGCGAGTTCCGCCCCAACGCGCTGGCCTCCGCCACGGTCTCGTCGCTGCCCGGCCTGGCGCCGGGCACCGGCCGTTCGGTCAACGTGCGGTGGGACGACTACCTGCGCGCGGGCGAGGCCGGTGAACGCGAAGGCGTGCAGGCGTTCCTGGACGTCCTGCGCGACGCCGGCATCCGCGAGCCGGAGGCGCACACGCTGATGCGGATCGTCACCTCCCGCATCGGCGGCGGTGAGCTGGGCCTCACCGCCCGCAACCGCGACGGCGTGCCGCGCCCGACCGGCCGCTCGGTGTCCTGGCTGGACACCCGCGAGGGCCGCTACCTGCTGCGCAGGCAGGACGGCTGGCTCGTGCTCGCCCCGGCCGACCAGGCCCGGCTGACCTCGGCCGTCGACGAGGTCCTGGCCGGCTGA
- a CDS encoding PPE domain-containing protein codes for MVSQRGHGGGNGHGGGNGHGGNGGHGHDDKDKWNREDIHEPVDWMTYTHEQLYNMVHTGVNLEGANAAATNWNKIGEDIASVRENLLKAVEDSTVGWDGESARLARDGLTEVTNWVHDTATYAQKVSSAITTETSNVEAARAAMPPPPKAPEPPVPTEAVVEPRPALVSRLREQQELHSAVDANSYTPEQNRLIAQQGSFAGFGTVGTSAVDALAANDASHRRAADVMAAFQRNSAAVDQTVPSQFTPPVNPVNPVLVDSGTGTRTPSGPDGTTPGGGAAGPVPATTPQNRANTNASRWRLRRWLRRPRWWRWRRWLHRRRGLRPRAGRRTGRPGGGGGGGCHQHAGGGSGVLNEGRSGAGAAAAASSAATGNTTRAFQNPLAMGAAPMAAGAPAAGGQNDEREHKSASYLEEDDNVFGLDRKAAPPVIGQ; via the coding sequence GTGGTGAGCCAGAGAGGGCACGGCGGCGGCAACGGCCATGGCGGTGGCAACGGCCACGGTGGCAACGGCGGCCACGGGCACGACGACAAGGACAAGTGGAACCGCGAGGACATCCACGAGCCCGTCGACTGGATGACCTACACCCACGAGCAGCTCTACAACATGGTGCACACCGGCGTGAACCTAGAAGGTGCCAACGCCGCGGCCACCAACTGGAACAAGATCGGCGAGGACATCGCGAGCGTTCGCGAGAACCTGCTGAAGGCCGTCGAGGACTCCACGGTCGGCTGGGACGGCGAGTCGGCGCGACTGGCCCGCGACGGCCTGACCGAGGTCACCAACTGGGTCCACGACACCGCCACCTACGCCCAGAAGGTCTCTTCGGCGATCACCACCGAGACCAGCAACGTCGAGGCAGCCCGTGCCGCGATGCCGCCACCGCCGAAGGCGCCGGAGCCCCCGGTTCCGACGGAGGCGGTGGTCGAGCCGCGTCCCGCGCTCGTCTCCCGGCTGCGCGAGCAGCAGGAGCTCCACTCCGCGGTCGACGCCAACAGCTACACCCCGGAGCAGAACCGCCTCATCGCCCAGCAGGGCTCGTTCGCGGGCTTCGGCACCGTCGGCACCAGCGCGGTCGACGCCCTCGCGGCCAACGACGCGTCGCACCGGCGTGCCGCGGACGTGATGGCGGCGTTCCAGCGCAACTCGGCCGCGGTCGACCAGACCGTGCCGTCGCAGTTCACCCCGCCGGTGAACCCGGTCAACCCGGTGCTCGTCGACTCCGGCACCGGTACCCGCACGCCCTCCGGCCCGGACGGCACGACGCCCGGCGGTGGCGCGGCCGGTCCGGTTCCGGCGACCACGCCGCAGAACCGAGCAAACACGAACGCCTCGCGGTGGCGGCTACGGCGGTGGCTCCGGCGGCCGCGGTGGTGGCGGTGGCGGCGGTGGCTTCACCGGAGGCGTGGGCTTCGGCCGCGTGCCGGCCGCCGGACAGGGCGGCCAGGTGGTGGCGGCGGTGGCGGGTGCCACCAGCACGCCGGTGGTGGCTCCGGCGTGCTGAACGAAGGTCGTTCCGGCGCGGGTGCGGCCGCGGCGGCGTCGTCGGCGGCGACCGGCAACACCACCAGGGCGTTCCAGAACCCGCTCGCGATGGGTGCCGCGCCGATGGCGGCCGGCGCGCCCGCGGCCGGTGGCCAGAACGACGAGCGCGAGCACAAGAGCGCGAGCTACCTGGAAGAGGACGACAACGTCTTCGGTCTGGACCGCAAGGCGGCCCCGCCGGTGATCGGTCAGTGA
- a CDS encoding dienelactone hydrolase family protein yields the protein MTTTRVETLALTDGRELRVTIAEPDGAVRGGLVVLHEARGITAGVRTLVSSLAAEGWLAVAPHLYEADRVHGDDIREQVSKLSGDRLLEDTDVAFVWLGQQGVSPDRMGVVGFDIGGTVAMVVAASRTIGAAVTVQGPGILEPLSDGLPALVDVASDLSCPWLGIYRDDDSEEVNKLRDAVASSESASDLVRFDASGDEAWSRALNWFDAHMR from the coding sequence ATGACCACTACCCGTGTCGAGACGCTTGCCCTGACCGACGGCCGCGAGCTGCGGGTCACGATCGCGGAACCGGACGGTGCCGTGCGGGGTGGGCTCGTGGTGCTGCACGAGGCCCGAGGCATCACGGCGGGCGTGCGGACGCTCGTCAGCAGCCTCGCCGCGGAGGGCTGGCTCGCCGTCGCACCGCACCTGTACGAGGCCGACCGGGTGCACGGCGACGACATCAGGGAACAGGTCAGCAAGCTCTCCGGCGACCGGCTGCTGGAGGACACCGACGTCGCGTTCGTCTGGCTGGGGCAGCAGGGTGTCAGCCCCGACCGGATGGGTGTGGTCGGGTTCGACATCGGCGGCACCGTCGCGATGGTGGTCGCCGCGAGTCGCACGATCGGGGCGGCCGTCACCGTGCAGGGCCCCGGCATCCTCGAACCGCTCTCCGACGGGCTGCCCGCCCTCGTCGACGTGGCGAGTGACCTTTCCTGCCCGTGGCTCGGCATCTACCGCGACGACGACTCCGAAGAGGTCAACAAGCTTCGGGACGCCGTAGCGAGCTCCGAGTCCGCGTCTGATCTGGTCCGATTTGACGCTTCGGGTGACGAAGCGTGGTCTCGTGCGTTGAACTGGTTCGACGCACACATGAGGTAA